The Nocardioides salarius genome includes a region encoding these proteins:
- a CDS encoding TIGR03960 family B12-binding radical SAM protein, whose amino-acid sequence MSASTVETTRQAGRSVFADLEPHLPGVSKPIQYVGGELNSTVKEWDAAPEGETVRWALMYPDAYEVGLPNQGVQILYEVLNERDWIVAERTYAVWPDMEAVLREHDIPQFTVDAHRPVGDFDVLGLSFSTELGYTNMLTALDLARIPLHAVDRGEHDPVVLAGGHAAFNPEPIADFLDAAVLGDGEEVVLAISEVVREWKGEGRPGGRDELLRRLAVTGNVYVPKFYDVVHAEDGSIEAVVPNKPGVPFRVKKHTLMDLDAWPYPAKPLVPLAETVHERFSVEIFRGCTRGCRFCQAGMITRPVRERSIETIGDMVENGIRKSGFEEVGLLSLSSADHTEIGDVAKGLADRYEGSNVSLSLPSTRVDAFNITLANEFSRNGRRSGLTFAPEGGSERMRKVINKMVTEEDLIRTVAAAYSHGWRQVKLYFMVGLPTETDDDVLQVAELAKKVIAKGREVSGRNDIRCTVSIGGFVPKPHTPFQWAAQLDHETTDERLKKLRDTVREDKKFGRAIGFRYHDGKPGIIEGLLSRGDRRVGRVIEQVWRDGGRFDGWSEHFSYDRWLEAATTALAGTGVDLDWYTTRERTIDEVLPWDHLDSGLDKDWLWADWEDALDPDSVDVEDCRWTPCYDCGVCPEMGTEIQVGPTGQKLLPLQVV is encoded by the coding sequence ATGTCTGCGTCCACCGTCGAGACCACGCGCCAGGCAGGCCGCTCCGTCTTCGCCGACCTGGAGCCGCACCTGCCCGGCGTCTCGAAGCCGATCCAGTACGTCGGCGGCGAGCTCAACTCCACCGTCAAGGAGTGGGACGCGGCCCCCGAGGGCGAGACGGTGCGCTGGGCGCTGATGTACCCCGACGCCTACGAGGTCGGCCTGCCCAACCAGGGCGTGCAGATCCTCTACGAGGTGCTCAACGAGCGCGACTGGATCGTGGCCGAGCGCACCTACGCGGTGTGGCCCGACATGGAGGCGGTGCTGCGCGAGCACGACATCCCGCAGTTCACCGTCGACGCCCACCGCCCCGTCGGCGACTTCGACGTGCTGGGCCTGAGCTTCTCCACCGAGCTCGGCTACACCAACATGCTCACCGCCCTCGACCTGGCCCGCATCCCGTTGCACGCCGTCGACCGCGGCGAGCACGACCCGGTGGTGCTCGCCGGTGGCCACGCCGCGTTCAACCCCGAGCCGATCGCCGACTTCCTCGACGCGGCCGTGCTCGGCGACGGCGAGGAGGTCGTGCTGGCGATCTCCGAGGTGGTGCGCGAGTGGAAGGGCGAGGGCCGCCCCGGTGGTCGCGACGAGCTGCTGCGCCGCCTCGCGGTGACCGGCAACGTCTACGTGCCGAAGTTCTACGACGTCGTGCACGCCGAGGACGGCTCGATCGAGGCCGTGGTGCCCAACAAGCCGGGCGTGCCGTTCCGGGTCAAGAAGCACACCCTGATGGACCTCGACGCCTGGCCCTACCCGGCCAAGCCGCTGGTGCCGCTCGCCGAGACCGTGCACGAGCGCTTCAGCGTCGAGATCTTCCGCGGCTGCACCCGCGGCTGCCGCTTCTGCCAGGCCGGGATGATCACCCGTCCGGTGCGCGAGCGCTCCATCGAGACCATCGGCGACATGGTCGAGAACGGCATCCGCAAGTCGGGCTTCGAGGAGGTCGGCCTGCTCTCGCTCTCGAGCGCCGACCACACCGAGATCGGCGACGTCGCCAAGGGCCTGGCCGACCGCTACGAGGGCTCCAACGTCTCGCTGTCGCTGCCCTCGACGCGCGTCGACGCCTTCAACATCACCCTGGCCAACGAGTTCTCCCGCAACGGGCGCCGCTCGGGGCTGACCTTCGCCCCCGAGGGCGGCTCGGAGCGGATGCGCAAGGTCATCAACAAGATGGTGACCGAGGAGGACCTGATCCGCACCGTGGCCGCGGCGTACTCGCACGGCTGGCGGCAGGTCAAGCTCTACTTCATGGTCGGGCTGCCCACCGAGACCGACGACGACGTGCTGCAGGTCGCCGAGCTGGCCAAGAAGGTGATCGCCAAGGGCCGCGAGGTCTCCGGGCGCAACGACATCCGCTGCACCGTCTCGATCGGCGGCTTCGTGCCCAAGCCGCACACCCCGTTCCAGTGGGCCGCGCAGCTCGACCACGAGACCACCGACGAGCGGCTCAAGAAGCTGCGCGACACGGTGCGCGAGGACAAGAAGTTCGGTCGCGCGATCGGCTTCCGCTACCACGACGGCAAGCCCGGCATCATCGAGGGACTGCTCTCGCGCGGCGACCGCCGCGTCGGGCGGGTCATCGAGCAGGTCTGGCGCGACGGCGGCCGCTTCGACGGCTGGAGCGAGCACTTCTCCTACGACCGCTGGCTGGAGGCGGCCACCACCGCCCTGGCCGGCACCGGCGTCGACCTCGACTGGTACACCACCCGCGAGCGCACCATCGACGAGGTCCTGCCCTGGGACCACCTCGACTCGGGCCTCGACAAGGACTGGCTGTGGGCCGACTGGGAGGACGCCCTCGACCCCGACTCCGTCGACGTCGAGGACTGCCGCTGGACGCCCTGCTACGACTGCGGCGTGTGCCCCGAGATGGGCACCGAGATCCAGGTCGGCCCCACCGGCCAGAAGCTGCTGCCGCTCCAGGTGGTCTGA